The Petropleomorpha daqingensis genome includes a window with the following:
- a CDS encoding ABC transporter permease produces the protein MSAATLPVMGSSVPRDTLTIFNRAMRLSLRNPAWVVIGLSQPILYIVLFGPLLKPLSGSLGAAGNAYQIFVPGILIQVGMFGALFVGFGLIAEWRAGVIESQRVTPASRTALLLGRVLRDVVVLVVQSVLLVLVSLLFGLRAPLAGVVLTLVVVALLGAALSAVSYALALTLKSEDAFAPLLNAVVFPILLLSGILLPMSLAPGWLQTISDVNPFKHIVEGARAFFAGNYSTSTAWWGLGLTLALVLLGWWFGVRRFKRESS, from the coding sequence ATGAGCGCCGCGACCCTGCCCGTGATGGGCAGCAGCGTGCCCCGCGACACCCTGACGATCTTCAACCGCGCCATGCGGCTGTCGCTGCGCAACCCGGCGTGGGTGGTGATCGGGCTGTCGCAGCCGATCCTCTACATCGTGCTGTTCGGGCCGCTGCTCAAGCCGCTGTCCGGCTCTCTCGGCGCCGCGGGCAACGCGTACCAGATCTTCGTGCCCGGGATCCTGATCCAGGTCGGGATGTTCGGGGCGCTGTTCGTCGGCTTCGGGCTGATCGCCGAGTGGCGGGCCGGCGTCATCGAGAGCCAGCGGGTCACGCCGGCCAGCCGGACGGCGCTGCTGCTCGGCCGGGTGCTGCGCGACGTCGTCGTCCTGGTCGTGCAGAGCGTGCTGCTGGTCCTGGTCTCGCTGCTGTTCGGGCTGCGCGCCCCGCTGGCCGGCGTCGTCCTCACCCTCGTCGTGGTCGCGCTGCTCGGCGCCGCGCTCTCGGCCGTGTCCTACGCGCTGGCGCTGACGCTGAAGAGCGAGGACGCGTTCGCGCCGCTGCTCAACGCCGTCGTCTTCCCGATCCTGCTGCTCTCGGGGATCCTGCTGCCGATGAGCCTGGCTCCCGGCTGGCTGCAGACGATCAGCGACGTCAACCCGTTCAAGCACATCGTCGAGGGCGCCCGCGCGTTCTTCGCCGGGAACTACAGCACCTCGACGGCGTGGTGGGGGCTCGGCCTGACGCTGGCGTTGGTGCTGCTGGGCTGGTGGTTCGGGGTCCGGCGGTTCAAGCGGGAATCGAGCTAG
- a CDS encoding PhoH family protein, which produces MTTRRTYVLDTSVLLSDPGALLRFGDSDVVLPLVVIGELEDKRHHPELGWFARQALRMLDDLRVQHGRLDAPVPIGEAGGTLHVELNHSDAAVLPAGFRNDSNDSRIMVVALNLRAEGRDVCLITKDVPLRVKAAAVGLDTDEYRALDAVDAGWTGMAELSLEDAELDALYESGEVFVPGAAELPPHTGLVLLSSRGSALGRVTPDKQVRLVRGDREAFGLHGRSAEQRIALDLLLDPEIGIVSLGGRAGTGKSALALCAGLESVLERRAHKKVVIFRPLYAVGGQELGYLPGGEGEKMSPWAQAVYDTLGALVSSNVLEEIAARDLIEVLPLTHIRGRSLHDSFVIVDEAQSLERGVLLTVLSRLGSGSRVVLTHDVAQRDNLRVGRHDGIAAVVEQLKGHPLFAHVTLTRSERSPIAALVTEMLEDLPL; this is translated from the coding sequence GTGACCACACGCCGCACGTACGTCCTCGACACCTCCGTCCTGCTCTCCGACCCCGGCGCGCTGCTGCGCTTCGGCGACTCCGACGTGGTGCTCCCGCTCGTCGTGATCGGGGAACTCGAGGACAAGCGGCACCACCCGGAGCTCGGGTGGTTCGCCCGGCAGGCTCTGCGCATGCTCGACGACCTGCGGGTGCAGCACGGCCGGCTGGACGCGCCGGTGCCCATCGGTGAGGCCGGCGGCACGCTGCACGTCGAGCTCAACCACAGCGATGCGGCGGTGCTGCCGGCCGGCTTCCGCAACGACAGCAACGACTCGCGGATCATGGTCGTCGCGCTCAACCTGCGCGCCGAGGGCCGCGACGTCTGCCTGATCACCAAGGACGTGCCGCTGCGGGTGAAGGCGGCCGCGGTCGGCCTGGACACCGACGAGTACCGGGCGCTGGACGCCGTCGACGCCGGCTGGACCGGCATGGCCGAGCTGTCCCTGGAGGACGCCGAGCTCGACGCCCTGTACGAGTCCGGCGAGGTGTTCGTGCCCGGGGCCGCCGAGCTGCCGCCGCACACGGGGCTGGTGCTGCTGTCCTCGCGCGGTTCGGCGCTGGGCCGGGTGACGCCGGACAAGCAGGTGCGGCTGGTGCGCGGCGACCGCGAGGCGTTCGGGCTGCACGGCCGCTCGGCGGAGCAGCGGATCGCCCTCGACCTGCTGCTCGACCCGGAGATCGGCATCGTGTCCCTCGGCGGGCGGGCCGGCACCGGCAAGTCGGCGCTGGCGCTGTGCGCGGGGCTGGAGTCGGTGCTCGAGCGGCGGGCGCACAAGAAGGTCGTGATCTTCCGGCCGCTCTACGCCGTCGGCGGCCAGGAGCTCGGCTACCTGCCCGGCGGCGAGGGCGAGAAGATGTCGCCCTGGGCGCAGGCGGTCTACGACACGCTCGGTGCGCTGGTGTCCTCGAACGTGCTCGAGGAGATCGCGGCCCGCGACCTGATCGAGGTGCTGCCGCTGACCCACATCCGCGGCCGGTCGCTGCACGACTCGTTCGTGATCGTCGACGAGGCGCAGTCGCTGGAGCGCGGCGTGCTGCTCACTGTGCTGTCGCGGCTGGGCTCCGGCTCGCGGGTGGTGCTCACCCACGACGTCGCGCAGCGGGACAACCTGCGCGTCGGCCGGCACGACGGGATCGCGGCGGTGGTCGAGCAGCTGAAGGGGCACCCGCTCTTCGCGCACGTGACGCTGACCCGCTCCGAGCGCTCGCCGATCGCCGCGCTGGTCACCGAGATGCTGGAGGACCTCCCGCTCTAG